Sequence from the Priestia megaterium genome:
ATAACTTCCATGCATAAAAGAGGGTATCAATTGACGATAATAGTGTAGAAATTGACAGAATTAACTTTCCATTAAAGCTAATCAATGTTATGATAAGGAAAGATGAGACTATTGGTGTGTGTATTGATGTTGGAGGTGTATGTTTGTGTCTGAAGCGAGCGCAACTACAGAAATCCTAGTAAGATTACCGAAAAATTTAGTATCGGAGCTCGATCTTATGGTTAAACAAGAAAATGGCAACCGAAGTGATTTTATTCACCAAGCAACAAAATTGTACCTTCGTGAGCGAAAAAAACGCCATATTCGCGAATCAATGAGACGTGGATATATGGAGATGGCAAAGATAAACTTAAATATTGCTTCCGAGGCTTTTCTAGCAGAGTATGAAGCTGATCATACTGTGGATCGTTTAGTAAGCGGGGGGTAATGACTTGGTAGTCAAACGTGGCGACGTTTATTTTGCTGACCTATCTCCTGTTGTTGGCTCAGAACAAGGAGGCGTTCGCCCTGTACTTGTCATTCAAAATGATATAGGCAATCGTTTTAGCCCAACTGTTATTGTAGCTGCGATCACTGCTCAAATTCAAAAGGCAAAGTTACCTACGCATGTTGAAATTGATGCAAAGCGCTATGGATTTGAGCGAGATTCAGTTATTTTACTAGAACAAATTCGTACTATTGATAAACAGAGGCTAACAGACAAGATTACCCATTTAGATGATGAAATGATGGACAGAGTGGATGAAGCCTTGCAAATCAGTGTAGGACTTATCGACTTTTAGAATTATACTTCCATTTATGCTAAGTTGCTCCTTTATGAGCAACTTTTTTAATTTGACTAGGAATAATCAGTAAACGTATATTGTAATAAGAAACGTTTTAAAAATGATAATATATATAGATAGATATAAATGAGTGTATTGACTCACAAGGAGGACCTCATGAATCAAGATTTATTCAATTATATACAAAATCATAAATCAGAAATTTTTGATCGATGGCTAGTGTTAATGAATGATGTGGAAACAGAGCGGATTAAAAACATTGTATCCGAGCAAGTGTACGTAAATGTAAGCTCTGATTTTGTAGATTTACTTTTGGCAAAAGCATTCCGAGATCAGGAAAATTTTGCAGAGGAACTAGAGGAAGTAGTAGGACGAGTTGTGAGTTTAGGATGGCCTCTTGCTTATTTGACACAGGGTGTACGTAACTTGGGTCACGTAGTGGTTGAAGGGTATGTAAACAGTGAACATGTAAAGGCTGACCAAACTCATTCTGAATTATTCTATCGGTTTGACAAGTGGTTAAGCCCTATTTATAACAAAATAGTAGAACAATACTCCAACTCGTGGGAAAATACAGTTATGTTGCAAAAAGTTGCACTTCAAGAATTGTCTGCTCCATTAATACCGGTATTTGATAAAATTACAGTAATGCCGCTTGTAGGAACAATTGACACTGATCGCGCAAAGAAAATTATGGAAAACTTACTGCAAGGTGTCGTAAAGCACCGATCAGAGGTCGTATTAATAGATATTACCGGAGTACCAGTAGTGGATACGATGGTTGCCCATCATATCATTCAAGCTGCTGAAGCCGTACGTTTGGTTGGAGCCAAGTGTTTGTTAGTAGGAATTCGTCCGGAAATTGCTCAGACTATTGTGAACTTAGGTATTAACTTAAACGAAATTATTACGAAAAACTCATTAAAAAAAGGCGTAGAGTTTGCGTTAGAAATGACTGAGCGGAAAATAGTTGATATAGAATCGGAGGAATAAACGTGAGAATACCCATTTTGAAATTGTACGACTATTTATTGGTATCCATTCAATGGGAGCTGGATGATCAAACGGCTATTCAATTCCAAGAAGATTTGCTAAGTAAAATTCATCAAACTGGAGCAAAAGGAGTGGTAATCGATTTAACTTCAATTGATATGATCGATTCATTCATCGCAAAAGTGTTAGGTGACGTGGTTAGCATGTCTAATTTGATGGGGGCTAGAGTAGTATTAACAGGTATCCAGCCTGCAGTAGCTATTACACTTGTTGAGTTAGGGATTGGCCTAAATGATGTTCTTACTGCACTCGATTTAGAAAAAGGTCTTGAGAAACTCCAATCGGAATTGGGGGATTAGTATATGGAATTCCAATCCAGCGTAAAAATCGTAACAGAATGGGACATCGTAGCGGCACGCCAATTAGGTAGAAATGTGTCGAAAGAGCTAGGGTTTGGAACAGTTGACCAAGCTCGTATTACAACCGCCATTTCTGAATTAGCTCGTAATATTTACCTATATGCGGGTAAGGGTCAAATCTATATTGAGAAATTAAATCGTGGAGGAAAAAACGGTCTTCTTGTCGTAGCAACAGATGAAGGGCCAGGTATCCCCGACGTTCGCAAAGTAATGGAAGATGGATACTCAACATCGGGTGGACTAGGAGCTGGGCTTCCTGGGGTAAAACGATTGATGGATGAGTTTGACATCGAAACAAATGTCGGAGAAGGTACTGAGATTAAAGCAGTTAAGTGGCTCCGGTAGGAGGAAATAGATAATGTCTTTTGATAAAGAGATGAGAGATTTATACAAAGATATTTTGGGGAACTATATCCAAACACAAAATGAACAAATTTTGTATCAAGGACAAAAACTAAGTAGAAAATCTTTAGAGAATGAAATATCGCCAGAAGATATTGTGAGCATTCATAAAGAAGTGATTGAAGAAATTTATTCTGATATTCCAGAAAAAGTGCTGCATTCTCTGGACTTTTTACTTGAGGTAATGATTAGCTACGGTCTTGCTCTTCGTGAGCATCAAACATTAAAAAATAAGCAGCGGGAACTTCGTTCTGAAATCGAAGTTGCCGCTAACGTCCAGCAGACGCTGTTAGGGACAAAGGTTCCCGCTAGTTCAACTTTAGAAATTGGTGCGATTAGCGTACCGGCTAAACAGATGAACGGAGATTATTTTCACTTTGTAGAAGAAGAGCACGGTGGGTTAAGTATTGCCATTGCCGATGTGATCGGAAAAGGAATTCCAGCTGCAATGTGTATGTCTATGATCAAGTATGCAATGGACAGCTTACCGGACTCAAGAAAAAATCCAAGTTATGTATTAGAGAACTTGAATAATATTGTAGAGCGAAACGTAGATCCAAGTATGTTTATTACGATGTTCTACGGAAGCTATAATCCCGAGACAAACTTATTTGATTATGCATCTGCAGGACATGAGCCAGGTTTTTATTATGATGCCAAAGTTGATTCATTTGAAGATTTGGAAGCAAAAGGACTCGTGCTAGGAGTCGATCGCCATGTGAAATATCTTCAGTACGAGCAGCAGCTTTCAAAAGGCGATATGATTGTTCTGTTAACAGATGGCGTAACAGAATGCAGAACTGAAGAAGGATTTATTGAAAGATTGGACATCATAAAATTAATTCGAAAATACATGCATTTGTCTCCTCAAGAAATTGTAGAATCTGTATATAAAGAGCTGGAAAAATTACAGCATTTTCAATTGAGGGATGACTTTACATTGATTATTTTGAAGAGTTTAGTTTAAGTATTCTAAATAAGGGTACAGAAAAGATAGCACAAAATTAGAGGGGGTCTACTAATACGATGAATTTAAAAATAGATATACAAAAGGACGGTCAAGCATATCGTATTAAGCTGGCTGGAGAGATTGACGCATATACAGCACCTAAGCTAAAAGAAAAGTTCATGGAAATTACTGAACATACTGAACCAGAAATTATAGTCGATTTAACCGATGTATCATACATGGATAGTACAGGACTAGGTGTATTTATTGCATTGTTAAAAGCCAATAAGAAAAATAACGGCTCTTTGAAATTTGTTGGTGTATCAGAGCGCATAAAGCGCTTATTTGATATTACGGGCCTCACAGACATTTTAAACGTGAATTCACAAGTAGAAGGTGGCGTAAAATGAAACAGCCTTATGACTTTGTTGAGATGAAGATTCCTGCTAAGCCAGACTACGTAGCGATTATTCGACTAACGCTGTCTGGTGTAGCGAACCGGATGGGTTTTTCTTATGATGAAATTGAAGATATGAAAATTGCTGTGAGTGAGGCATGTACAAATGCCGTGCAGCATGCTTACAAGAGTGAAGAAAATGGTGAAGTGAGAGTAGGTTTTGGTTTATTTGATGACCGTTTAGAAATCATGGTGGTCGATAAAGGTGAAAGCTTTAATTTTGAAGAGCTTAAGGAACATATAGGACCTTATGAAACATCAAAAGAAGTTGAATTTCTTCCTGAAGGTGGACTTGGTTTATATTTAATTGAAACACTAATGGACGAAGTGAAAATGGTCAATTCAAAAGGTGTAACGCTAATGATGACTAAGTATGTGCAAAGAGAGCAGGTGGAGAGTGATGAAAACACAGTCTCAACCTATGAAATTAACTAAAGAACAGGTTCAGGAACGAATTGAGCGCTTTCAAAAAACGCAGGATGAAGAAGCACAAAGTGATCTAGTAGTACATTACAAGAACCTTGTTGAATCTATTGCACGTCGTTATTCAAAAGGCAGAAGCTTACATGAAGATATTGTGCAGGTAGGGATGC
This genomic interval carries:
- a CDS encoding CopG family ribbon-helix-helix protein; translation: MSEASATTEILVRLPKNLVSELDLMVKQENGNRSDFIHQATKLYLRERKKRHIRESMRRGYMEMAKINLNIASEAFLAEYEADHTVDRLVSGG
- a CDS encoding anti-sigma regulatory factor, producing MEFQSSVKIVTEWDIVAARQLGRNVSKELGFGTVDQARITTAISELARNIYLYAGKGQIYIEKLNRGGKNGLLVVATDEGPGIPDVRKVMEDGYSTSGGLGAGLPGVKRLMDEFDIETNVGEGTEIKAVKWLR
- a CDS encoding anti-sigma factor antagonist, coding for MNLKIDIQKDGQAYRIKLAGEIDAYTAPKLKEKFMEITEHTEPEIIVDLTDVSYMDSTGLGVFIALLKANKKNNGSLKFVGVSERIKRLFDITGLTDILNVNSQVEGGVK
- a CDS encoding PP2C family protein-serine/threonine phosphatase translates to MSFDKEMRDLYKDILGNYIQTQNEQILYQGQKLSRKSLENEISPEDIVSIHKEVIEEIYSDIPEKVLHSLDFLLEVMISYGLALREHQTLKNKQRELRSEIEVAANVQQTLLGTKVPASSTLEIGAISVPAKQMNGDYFHFVEEEHGGLSIAIADVIGKGIPAAMCMSMIKYAMDSLPDSRKNPSYVLENLNNIVERNVDPSMFITMFYGSYNPETNLFDYASAGHEPGFYYDAKVDSFEDLEAKGLVLGVDRHVKYLQYEQQLSKGDMIVLLTDGVTECRTEEGFIERLDIIKLIRKYMHLSPQEIVESVYKELEKLQHFQLRDDFTLIILKSLV
- a CDS encoding RsbT co-antagonist protein RsbRA; its protein translation is MNQDLFNYIQNHKSEIFDRWLVLMNDVETERIKNIVSEQVYVNVSSDFVDLLLAKAFRDQENFAEELEEVVGRVVSLGWPLAYLTQGVRNLGHVVVEGYVNSEHVKADQTHSELFYRFDKWLSPIYNKIVEQYSNSWENTVMLQKVALQELSAPLIPVFDKITVMPLVGTIDTDRAKKIMENLLQGVVKHRSEVVLIDITGVPVVDTMVAHHIIQAAEAVRLVGAKCLLVGIRPEIAQTIVNLGINLNEIITKNSLKKGVEFALEMTERKIVDIESEE
- the rsbW gene encoding anti-sigma B factor RsbW is translated as MKQPYDFVEMKIPAKPDYVAIIRLTLSGVANRMGFSYDEIEDMKIAVSEACTNAVQHAYKSEENGEVRVGFGLFDDRLEIMVVDKGESFNFEELKEHIGPYETSKEVEFLPEGGLGLYLIETLMDEVKMVNSKGVTLMMTKYVQREQVESDENTVSTYEIN
- the ndoA gene encoding type II toxin-antitoxin system endoribonuclease NdoA: MVVKRGDVYFADLSPVVGSEQGGVRPVLVIQNDIGNRFSPTVIVAAITAQIQKAKLPTHVEIDAKRYGFERDSVILLEQIRTIDKQRLTDKITHLDDEMMDRVDEALQISVGLIDF
- a CDS encoding STAS domain-containing protein, with the protein product MRIPILKLYDYLLVSIQWELDDQTAIQFQEDLLSKIHQTGAKGVVIDLTSIDMIDSFIAKVLGDVVSMSNLMGARVVLTGIQPAVAITLVELGIGLNDVLTALDLEKGLEKLQSELGD